In the genome of Syntrophomonadaceae bacterium, the window TTAGCCCACCGCACTCGGCATAGACAGGCAATCCATCTTCAATCTTCCGCCTGATGGATTGGCGCAAGGTATCATTAGCTGCCAGGTCCCTGGCAAAAATCTCGGGAAACCCTCCGCCAATATAAAGGGCATCAACAGCCGGAAGGTCCTCTTCACTCAAAGCGTCAATGAACCTGATTTGGGCGCCGTTCTCTGCAAGAAATTCCAGGTTTTCCGGGTAATAAAAGGTAAACGCCCGGTCCCGGATCACTCCGATGGTAATTACCGGTATCCTGCCGGCAACACCGCCAGCATTAGCCTGATAATGGAGGGATGGCGCGTGGCGGGCTATCTCCACCACCTGCTCCAGGTTGACGTGTTTTTTAACTGCCTGGCTGATGAGCTCAATCCGCTGCAAAAGCGCTTCATTTTCTCCTGCCGGTATCAAGCCTAAATGTCTGTCCGGGATGATAAAATCATCACTCTTTGGCAAAGCCCCCACAACCGGCAAGCGGCAATAGGTTTCCACCGCTTCCCGCAGCATTTTCTCGTGCCTGCTGCGGGCCACCCGGTTGAGAATTACCCCTTTGATGGACACCTCCGGGTCAAACTCCATAAAACCCTTTACCAGAGCCGCCACACTCCGTGTCATCCTGGTGCAGTCAACCACCAGCAATACAGGGGCCTTGATAATTTTGGCCAGCTGAGCTGTGCTGCCGGTGCCCTCCAGGTCGAGGCCGTCATACATCCCCATGGCGCCTTCAACCACCGTAATGCCAGCAGAAGCCGAAGCTTTAACCAGGCTCTCCCTCAACTGAGTCTCGGTCAAGAAAAAACAGTCCAAGTTACGGCACGGGCGTCCGGCCACCTGGGTCAACCAGCTGG includes:
- the cobB gene encoding hydrogenobyrinic acid a,c-diamide synthase (glutamine-hydrolyzing) — its product is MQHDRPLKAEVPRIVIAAPHGRSGKTTITLGLVAALVDLGFAVQAFKKGPDYIDPSWLTQVAGRPCRNLDCFFLTETQLRESLVKASASAGITVVEGAMGMYDGLDLEGTGSTAQLAKIIKAPVLLVVDCTRMTRSVAALVKGFMEFDPEVSIKGVILNRVARSRHEKMLREAVETYCRLPVVGALPKSDDFIIPDRHLGLIPAGENEALLQRIELISQAVKKHVNLEQVVEIARHAPSLHYQANAGGVAGRIPVITIGVIRDRAFTFYYPENLEFLAENGAQIRFIDALSEEDLPAVDALYIGGGFPEIFARDLAANDTLRQSIRRKIEDGLPVYAECGGLMYLGREIVVDGQTYPMVGALPFRIVMEKKPQGHGYTLMETTGANPFWTEGQLVKGHEFHNSRVVDLERERVEFAYRVIKGFGIDGCWDGIVYKNVLAGYNHLHAHSDGSWLMNLIKKGAEWRKRHGGP